A portion of the Edaphobacter lichenicola genome contains these proteins:
- a CDS encoding GlxA family transcriptional regulator, whose amino-acid sequence MRRIVITGPPPVQVLDVTGPLEVFANAPGYEIVLASADGSDVLQTSRGFSLSGALPLRDLSGPIDTLMVVGGPGAESGVYDSDYVATIAALAKQSRRVASICTGAFLLAAAGLLDGKQAVTHWDFCDRLAREFPAVTVKPDPIFLRDESVYTSAGITAGMDLTLALVEEDHGHKVALDVARKLVMFLVRPGGQAQYSHMLSRQAVTFQPLRELQVWMLEHLREDLGVEELAARMAMSARHFTRVCLRETKMNPGQFVDRMRVEAAQQMIDSSTMGLKEIADACGFKSADSMRRTFLRVLGVTAGEYMDRFTRSGGAALG is encoded by the coding sequence ATGCGAAGGATCGTGATTACGGGGCCGCCGCCGGTCCAGGTTCTCGATGTAACCGGGCCGCTCGAAGTGTTTGCAAACGCTCCCGGTTATGAGATTGTGCTGGCCAGCGCGGATGGCAGCGATGTATTGCAGACCAGTCGTGGCTTTTCGCTTAGCGGTGCTTTGCCGCTGAGGGATCTTTCAGGGCCGATTGACACGCTGATGGTGGTGGGCGGTCCAGGAGCGGAGAGCGGTGTCTATGACTCTGACTATGTAGCAACGATTGCTGCATTAGCGAAGCAGTCGCGACGCGTGGCGTCGATCTGTACCGGAGCATTTCTGTTGGCTGCTGCGGGGTTGCTCGACGGCAAACAGGCGGTGACTCATTGGGACTTCTGTGACCGGCTTGCGCGAGAGTTTCCAGCGGTGACGGTGAAGCCAGATCCTATTTTTCTGCGGGATGAATCGGTGTATACGTCGGCAGGGATTACAGCGGGCATGGATCTGACGCTGGCTTTGGTGGAAGAGGATCATGGGCACAAGGTGGCGCTGGATGTGGCACGGAAGCTCGTGATGTTTCTGGTGAGGCCAGGTGGGCAGGCGCAGTACAGCCACATGCTCTCTCGGCAGGCGGTGACGTTCCAGCCGCTGCGGGAGCTGCAGGTGTGGATGTTGGAACATCTGCGGGAGGATCTGGGGGTGGAAGAGCTTGCGGCGCGGATGGCGATGAGTGCGCGCCACTTCACGCGAGTGTGTCTGCGAGAGACGAAGATGAACCCTGGTCAGTTTGTGGACCGGATGCGGGTGGAGGCGGCGCAGCAGATGATCGACAGCTCCACGATGGGCTTGAAGGAGATTGCGGATGCCTGTGGATTCAAGAGTGCAGATTCGATGCGGCGGACGTTTCTTCGCGTACTTGGTGTGACGGCTGGGGAATATATGGATCGATTTACGCGGTCGGGTGGCGCGGCTTTGGGCTAG
- a CDS encoding glycoside hydrolase family 28 protein, giving the protein MRPLHGFPLIGAALLFAANLCAEQPKLLRVTDYGAKGDGITLNTQAIQKAIDAASLQGSTVTFDPGTYLTGSLFLRSNVTLDIPEGVTLVGSEKLEDYPMLPTRIAGIEMTWPAALINSRDQHNVTLTGHGIIDGDGPVWWKSYWDLRAAYEPRGLRWASDYDARRPRLILLQNSSDIHLGGGLTLKRSGFWTIQVLYSHSVTIDGVTIRNNEGGKGPSTDGIDIDSSHDILVQHADIDVNDDALCLKAGRDSDGLRVNRPTENVVLRDSIIRHGAAAITIGSETSGGFRNIEAYNLTALSGVPSGVLFKSAHTRGGTAKDIRIHDLTLEGVAIPIHITMNWNPSYSYAALPTDVKNPPRYWVVLTTKVPEAQGLPHFSDVHIWNIKATGAKQAFNVSAYPNATLDNFRLDHLNIEAATAGTIANAKNWSLSDNTIQTADGSKVTLNGPTDKADPKDIPYGEPK; this is encoded by the coding sequence ATGCGACCACTGCATGGATTCCCCTTGATCGGTGCGGCCCTCCTGTTCGCAGCAAACCTCTGCGCTGAGCAGCCAAAACTTCTCCGCGTTACCGACTACGGCGCCAAAGGCGACGGCATCACCCTCAACACCCAAGCCATCCAGAAAGCTATCGACGCTGCATCCCTCCAGGGCAGCACTGTCACCTTCGATCCCGGCACCTACCTCACCGGTTCTCTCTTCCTTAGATCCAACGTCACCCTCGATATCCCCGAAGGCGTCACCCTCGTGGGCTCGGAAAAACTCGAAGATTACCCCATGCTCCCCACCCGCATCGCTGGCATTGAGATGACCTGGCCCGCCGCCCTCATCAACTCTCGCGACCAACACAACGTCACCCTCACCGGTCACGGCATCATCGACGGCGACGGTCCCGTCTGGTGGAAGTCTTACTGGGATCTCCGCGCCGCGTACGAACCCCGCGGTCTTCGCTGGGCCTCCGACTACGATGCCCGCCGCCCTCGCCTGATCCTCCTGCAAAACTCTTCTGACATCCACCTCGGCGGCGGCCTCACCTTGAAGCGCTCCGGTTTCTGGACCATCCAGGTCCTCTACTCCCACTCCGTAACTATCGACGGTGTCACTATCCGCAACAACGAAGGCGGTAAAGGCCCCAGTACCGACGGAATCGACATCGACTCATCGCACGACATCCTCGTCCAGCACGCCGACATCGACGTCAACGACGACGCCCTCTGCCTCAAAGCCGGCCGCGACTCCGACGGTCTCCGTGTCAATCGCCCCACCGAAAACGTAGTCCTTCGCGACTCCATCATCCGCCACGGCGCAGCCGCCATCACCATCGGCAGCGAGACCTCCGGCGGCTTCCGCAACATCGAAGCCTACAACCTCACCGCACTCTCCGGCGTTCCCTCCGGTGTTCTTTTTAAATCCGCTCATACGCGCGGCGGCACCGCAAAAGACATCCGCATTCACGATCTGACTCTCGAAGGCGTCGCCATCCCCATTCACATCACCATGAACTGGAATCCCAGTTACAGCTACGCGGCACTCCCCACCGATGTGAAGAATCCTCCACGTTACTGGGTTGTCCTCACCACCAAAGTCCCCGAAGCACAGGGTCTTCCCCACTTCAGCGACGTCCACATCTGGAACATCAAAGCCACCGGCGCCAAACAAGCCTTCAACGTCAGCGCCTACCCCAACGCCACCCTCGATAACTTCCGGCTCGACCACCTGAACATCGAAGCAGCCACCGCGGGAACCATCGCCAACGCGAAAAACTGGAGCCTTAGCGATAACACCATCCAAACCGCCGACGGCAGCAAAGTCACCCTCAACGGGCCCACTGATAAAGCCGACCCAAAAGACATTCCGTACGGAGAACCCAAATAG
- a CDS encoding HD domain-containing protein, giving the protein MNLTISSTSIPDTKLAKEATQILREQSTDLLYNHSLRVYLFAAEQGRQQKLRFDPELLYVSAAFHDLGLIKKYSSATERFEVDGANAVRQFLTAHNVPEEQVQTAWEAIALHTTPGVTQYMKPEVALLFTGVGLDVLGEGFDNFPADLREQIVKEYPRHKFKEGIVKAFFRGFEHKPGSTFGTVKADVCERYIPGYKSPNFCDLIANSPFPNS; this is encoded by the coding sequence ATGAATCTCACCATCAGCTCCACTTCGATCCCTGACACCAAGCTCGCGAAGGAAGCAACTCAGATCCTCCGCGAACAGAGCACCGATCTGCTCTACAACCACTCGCTGCGGGTGTATCTCTTCGCTGCCGAACAGGGCCGCCAACAAAAACTCCGCTTCGATCCCGAACTCCTCTACGTCAGCGCCGCCTTCCACGATCTCGGCCTCATCAAGAAGTACTCCAGCGCCACTGAGCGTTTCGAAGTCGACGGAGCCAACGCCGTCCGTCAGTTCCTCACCGCGCACAATGTCCCCGAAGAGCAGGTTCAAACCGCATGGGAGGCCATCGCACTGCACACCACCCCCGGCGTCACCCAGTACATGAAGCCCGAAGTCGCACTCCTCTTTACCGGTGTCGGACTCGACGTCCTAGGGGAAGGCTTCGACAACTTCCCTGCCGACCTCCGCGAACAGATCGTCAAGGAATATCCTCGCCACAAATTTAAGGAAGGTATCGTAAAGGCTTTCTTCAGAGGCTTCGAGCACAAACCCGGCTCAACCTTCGGCACAGTCAAAGCAGACGTCTGCGAACGCTATATCCCCGGCTACAAGAGCCCCAACTTTTGCGACCTGATCGCCAACTCCCCGTTTCCCAACTCCTGA